A segment of the Lycium ferocissimum isolate CSIRO_LF1 chromosome 5, AGI_CSIRO_Lferr_CH_V1, whole genome shotgun sequence genome:
ATTAGAGACCATGAGAACCAACAAAGTCTGGGATCTGGTTGACCTTCCTTTTGGGCGTAGAGCTATTGGGAACAAATGGGTTCTCAAAGTTAAATAAAAAGCGGACGGGTCAATAGAAAGATACAAGTCATGATTGGCCGCAAAAGGTTTTACCCAACAAGCTGGAATAGATTACGAGGAAACCATTTCACCAGTTGTGAAGTTTACCTCAATTAAGTTACTTTTGGCTATTGTTGCACGTTTGGATCTAGAATTACACCAAATGGATATGAAGACAGTTTTTCTCAATGGAGAATTAAACGAGGAAATATACATGGAACAACCTGTAGGTTTCATCGTTAAAggacaagaaaagaaagtttgcAAATTAAAAATATCTATTTATGGCCTGAAGCATTCTTTAAGGCACTGGTATTTGATATTTCACAAAGAggtgatttcatatgatttcacCATGATCGATGAAGACCATTGCATCTATGTGAAGAAGTCCAATGGAATGTTTGTAATTCTTTCCCTTTACGTGGATGATATTTTATTAGCGGGAAATGATTTGGAGTATGTCAAAACTATCAAGTCATGGCTTTCAAAGTCATTTGACATGAAAGACATGGGTAAAGCAGACTATATATTGGGTGTTAAGATCCAAAGAGATCATTCCAAGAAAGTCTTGAGTCTATCTCAAGAAActtatataaagaaaattttggaacgCTTCCTAATGAATAGTTGCAAACCCATGGATACTCCTATAGCAAGAGGTGAGactttaagccttgaaatgTGTCCAgaaactgaaaaagaaaaagaagacatgTCTCGAGTTCCATATTCAAATGCTGTCGGGAATTTGATGTAAGCTATAATGTGTACTCGTCCGGACATTTGTTATACCGTAGGTCTGGCTAGCAGGTATCAGTCCAATCCTGGAAGAGATCATTGGAAAGCTGTGAAGAGGATCTTCAGATACCTAAAAGGAACTGTTGATTATTCACTATGTTATAGTGGAAATGATTTACACTTGAACGGGTATATAGATGTTGATTGGGGTGGTGAccgaaaaaatagaaaatcgaCATCCGGCTATGCTTTCTTACTTAATGGTGGTGTTATTTCatggaaaagtaagaaacaaacTTGCACGGCTC
Coding sequences within it:
- the LOC132057842 gene encoding secreted RxLR effector protein 161-like translates to MCTRPDICYTVGLASRYQSNPGRDHWKAVKRIFRYLKGTVDYSLCYSGNDLHLNGYIDVDWGGDRKNRKSTSGYAFLLNGGVISWKSKKQTCTALSTMEAEFVACASAVQEAVWLKRFFEHLDVAKNSHGSMIVH